In Cydia strobilella chromosome 8, ilCydStro3.1, whole genome shotgun sequence, one DNA window encodes the following:
- the LOC134743358 gene encoding peptidoglycan recognition protein-like, with protein MRVTAVLLVLVKLCVAQDNECGVVQMTQWAGQANLRTDPLHNPVDLVIIQHSVYGACTTDEDCEKTVRGIREYHINKRGFTDIGASFLVGGNSKVYEGAGWSLVGAHTRQYNNRSIGISFLGDFRKTLPTTEVLQATLDLISCGVSHNFVAQNYRLIGHKQVVKTESPGTKLQKEIETWSHWVENV; from the exons ATGCGCGTCACTGCAGTTTTATTGGTTCTCGTCAAGTTATGTGTTGCTCAAGATAATG AGTGCGGTGTTGTACAAATGACCCAGTGGGCGGGCCAGGCGAACCTGCGCACGGACCCACTGCACAATCCCGTAGACCTGGTAATCATCCAGCACAGCGTATATGGCGCGTGCACCACCGACGAGGACTGCGAGAAGACCGTGAGAGGAATCCGCGAATACCACATTAATAAGAGAGGGTTCACTGATATAGGAGCATC GTTCCTTGTCGGCGGCAACAGCAAGGTGTACGAGGGCGCAGGCTGGTCGCTGGTCGGCGCGCACACCAGACAATACAACAACCGTTCTATCGGAATATCCTTCCTTGGCGACTTCAGGA AAACCTTGCCGACTACAGAAGTTCTCCAAGCAACACTGGACCTTATCTCCTGCGGCGTGTCGCACAATTTTGTGGCGCAAAATTACCGTCTTATAGGTCATAAGCAAGTTGTAAAAACTGAGAGCCCAGGTACGAAGCTACAGAAAGAGATAGAGACTTGGTCTCACTGGGTAGAAAACGTATAg